cccgcgcatggatatgaattttatcttcgggTGGTCAATTCGATATCTTGAACTTGAGacgataaaattcatatccataagcgagtatgtaatattctaataataataataatggtcaATATTTATACAGGAATGTCCAATTTAGCAAAGCTAGTTTCAATGGAGTCCTGTTTTTATGAGTcaattctgtttattatataaacaccagtgaagtACCAAAATtaatcagcttgctttcaaaggcctgatttattatgtaaccataacgacggtgatctcttcacgtgtgaagataacatgttagcttcacgtgtgaagatatgaaattttcgcaggaaagctcacttggtatttcactggtgtttatatcaTAAGACAGCTTATCTTCTGAGTCCACTAAAAAgcaacgaaaacaacaacaaaaacaaagcaaaatggcCGTACCCAACCCACCCACTTGTGCGCCATCCACGCCAAGAGAGTCACCATCTTGCCGAAGGACATCCAGGTAGCCCGCAGAATCCGCAGAGAGCAAGCATAAGTGCCCTTACATCacccaaacaaaacaaacggctcttttaggagccaccaaataaagaaaaagcaataaaattcattttgttgaaaatactTACTCTGTTCCTCATCCTGATTCAAGTGTTTGACAAGATTCCTTGTTCCTACTGTTGGTAAAGTGAGAAGTTcgacactgaaaaaaaaaacaacttcatCTCAATAAGGAAAAGAGCTTGTGTAGATAGAGGCAAATTATGACAAAgggcaaaaaaacatgatgaGGCTTTTGAGTTGCAGGTTAGAGGCTGCCTCTAAATGGAATGTTGCTAAATATTATTATCCTTTATTCTTTGTAAGCTTTCAAGATGTGAAAGGCAGAAATCTTTCACCTGAGGAGGCCAACACTTACAGGAACTCAGATGGCTTGTCACCACTTCTTGGTTCTTGCTTATGGTTCGAATCACCTTGAcaattaaaaatggaaaaaataaacgtttaaataacataaaacaaaaaactataGGAACAAGTTCCAGTGAATTTATTGAAGAATACAGGTCCTAACAATCCAGTTCCATCCCTCTAATCAATATCTATAGACACTGAAAAAACTACCTTGCATGTCAATTGCACTTTTGCTTCCCACACCAAGACTTTTTAGagtcacattttttttcttgtgttcgGTGGGACAAGTTGAAGCTGATACTGTGCGTCCCTGGTACATAAAAGTTGAGTTGTTAAGGTCCTTGTGGAATTTCTTCATCAGAGGTGCCTTGGCTGAAGGAGCATAACTAAAACAAGAAAGTTGATGAAATCATTCTGTTGCTTTCTGACCAAAACCTTGTCCACTATTTAGGTGTTGATAATAAACAGATACATCTGATAAGCCACAATATTATAGATTGGGCACAGTCCatttaaataacatttttacttGGCAGTACTAGACCTAGCTCCTTTGAAAACTTATTTAAATCCCCATTTCACCTCTCAACCATACCCGGGTTTAACCCCCTTAAGATGGAATTTCTGACCACTGCAAAATTTTAATAAGTGCCTTAATAAAAATGCTAGGATTTATAAGAAGGAAAGATCTGTCAAtagcataaaattaatgaaaaatgaaataaaactgaTATTATTCATACCCAGCCTGGCACTCCATGCGTTGGGACCGCATTTTCTTGTATGCTGCTTGCACATGAAATTCACAGAACTCCCCATGTTGTCTGGTAGAAATTTAAGGAAAGAATACAGTCTCATAAAAGTTATGACAGACATGTAAATCTACCCCAATAtctccaagaaaaaaaatgtagcagcagacaaaaatattatttcaataataagGGTAAGCccatataaataaattttattatcatgataaaTTTATGAGTTCTATAAATTTCAAGATGgtgaaaataacattttaataTGGTAATAGCAAATAGTTTTACCTGTTAATATAATTTCCACATGGGTGGTTATCAGATTTTCTGAGTCCCTTACACTTGCCAAAATCTTTGGATATTCCCATCAGCATCAGCTTTTTATGATTGTCCAATATAAGAGCCaaatcttttgaatttttctgaTAAGAAATGAATgttaatagaccattttacagttgtgtgcttggTTGCCTGGTGTTTGagtgaaagtgaggctggaggtgaccttgttttcatAAAAACCTCGttgcttttctcatgtaaatTCCAACTAAATGTATTAGCTTAAGAAaggcagggaggtttctatcaaagcaaggtcacctccagcctcgcATTCATTCAAAGGCCTGGCAACtcagcacacaactgtaaaatggtctattggttATTAGTGATGTATGGATTTTGCTAGTTCTCGCTTTAAGATTCCCCAAAAGACACAAACTGACCTCTTTAGCAGGTAAAAGTGAAGCATTCAACAAAGCTACTACGCTGCCTTCCACTGTTTTCCAATGTTCTTTGTATACGTCACCAAATAGAAACAATGCTATTAATTCATTGGTGCTGTTGGCTCCAAGATCTGAAAGTTTCCAAATCCCATATGTTTTACCCTAGTTAgagacaataaaaataattatgtttaacTTAACAAAAGCATTATCAATTCCACCAAAGTTCCAATTAGTGCCACCACTTCATcattataacaataacaaaatcagaaATGGTGgtttttgaaaagaagaaaaatttaaaccTCATGAAGCAGCAATCACAACACAATACAGACACTGCATcacaatcaaatttaaaaaaactcaCCCACTTACATTAGAGCTTTTCTTTGGTGGTAGCTTCAGGACAATTACGCCGATGGTCACCCAGTCCCCATCAATATCTCCCTTCCCTTTGATTTTTAAGGGTATCTGTGAAATCTTCACCATCTTTCGTCCTTCCATTCTCTTTTCCATAACTATTGATGAGATGAGTGGATTTAAAATCCGCAAACCAGAATACTTCTCACTCAATATTTTGTCATCATCTGGAGTGGTCTTCCTTGTTACAAGCTCTTCTCTAACATTTTTGGCTGCTAAACCCATGTCTTCTGCATTTccccttttttgttttgagccTCCTCCACCACCTTTGACAATTATGTGTTCACTACGATCATGGTCACCTTTGTCTCCCTCTATGTGAGATAATTTCCTCTTTGAAGATCCAGTAGATGAAGGGCTACATTCTGAATGagacacaaaataaattaataattattatttcattacaACAAAGTCATAATTGGACCTTTTTACTGATATGGAGGCCATCTCGTTGGtttaaatgattttcaagGTAGTTTCATCTTTTTAACATTTGCTTcagattataataataacaatgtttAAAGGGAGACAAACAGatacaaaaataaatgtcTGTCTTTAACGTTTTCATATGAAGTTCATAACTTACGTATTAATTACCTTGCTGATTCATAGATTGCAAAGCTGCGTGAGAAATCCTTTTGACTTCCTTAGAAAATAAAGACCTTGCACTTTTATCTGGCATTATAGATGAATTCTCACTAGACTTTGTTAAGCTACTTGCTGAATGTTGAGTTTCCAGGTCAGGATCTAGCAGTTTTCTTCCATCTACtgttgtttctttcaattcTATGAGCAAAATGCTGTTAAGGACATACATATAAAAATTAACAGCAGTGTGCCTTCAATCATCGTCAAAAGAATTTACTAAGGTTTAATTAATGCAGGAAAAAACATGAGGTAAAGAACAAGGTACTTAACATATATTTTTGTAAACAAGGATCTTAGAGGATACAAAAGTAATTCAAAAAGGATACCATTCCGCTCAGCTTCAAGTTTTCTAATGTACTCGTTCATGGTGGCAATTTGCgcttacaaaaaataaaacataaaaattgttACTGACCTTAGTCCTCACAGATATTtctttgaacaataataattattattggtagtACAGTGGTTTTCAGGCAATTTAACCAAGGTTCACTTGCCAGATTCACTGCCAATTCTatatcatgtttttttggtcCTATCCACTGCAAAGTTTTTCTGTAGGTGAAGTTGCTTATCAGTGATCTGGGCACATAATAAACATTATCACACATCCAATGCTAACCATAATTATAGTCAGGAAAGTTATTTGTTGACAAATAATTTTCTGCTAATGCAAGATCACCTGCCATTCAACAAAGAAACCCTTTGTCCTTGCAGGCAATAAGTTTACACAAATATGcaacaaaagtaaaacaataataattattgatgatgaCAACCAATCTTACTTATTTCCACATAATTTGTATCACATGTAGCATAATTTATCTATCAATAGGCCAGTTTGGAGCacaccataatactctttgtttgtcccgccaaatttggccagtttctcttgggatcGACTTACAagggtcccaagagaaaacaaaaacaaaaagagtgcttatgcaaaatttgggagGACAAACTTAGTTATTATAGTATTTTCCAAAATAGCCTACTTGGCCAAAGAATCAGCATCTTACGTACTATTGAATCTTACAGCCCCTATTATAACTCTACGAATTTAAAGAAGAAAGactattgttaattttaccaGCCATTTCTTTTACGCATTGTTCTTGTGCAGTTTGCGGATATTCCATGGAATTTTCTTGTTGACGACGTTGCTGAGTTGCAGCCGATTTCGGCGAGGTATTTCCAGAGCGTATCGCTTCGCCAATGTCATCATCTTCGTTAAATTCAAGATCACTGTCAGCTAAGCTAGCTAAAATGTCCAGATCCTCTAAATCTGCAAAGTAGGAAGCCATTTCCAACAAGTGAAAAGTATCAGATAATGAACCACCTCCAAAAAATAGACTTGCTGCGCTTCAACATACAAATCAAAGGGCAAAATTTGTCTGAGTTGCtcttgcaaataaaaaagggTTTAAAAATCACTGGAATAAAGCATGAATACCTCCCATGTTCGTAAAATGTCCGtgtaaaattgttaaaaatcgAATTCCCGCGTATACAATGAATCTGCTGCTCTCAACTAGCGCGGgctcaagaaattaaaaccATATTCATCTCATATGCATCTCTATATATGCATCTCACGACAACccttaaggctggttctcatataatcgccgctatcgcttCGATCGCCCCGGTCTGCGACCAATCGCCCAGATAGAACACGGGCGATCCAAGCGATCGCGGTCGCCCCTTATCGTCGCTGGCATTAACGATCGTTTATgtaatgttctcatataatcgtcccaatcgtaagaccactttttgaattgacagcggcgatcgaaacgttagcggcgattatatgagaaccagcctttagcAAAACTGGGCAACGCAACCGGTGGTTATCACAACGATATTGCTATTTATCAGCTGAAAGCCTGACAATTTCATAGTCTTGAGCTTCGTGGCTGAGAAGGGCCTTACTAAAGCCTGTGTCTTTATGTGGCTGAAATGGGCCTATGCGCTCTGACATTAAACAGACGTCTGTCAGTGTCGTTTCTTCCTCACCAAATTGTGCAACCTCAACGATAACTCACGTTCCCGTCTTACAACTGTGCAAGAAGGGTGAGGTTTTGTCTGAATACTATTTCAGAGAGGTCTATAAAGATCATTTTATAGAAATACTGCCTTAAGACGTCTGCTTGAAGATCAAAGACCTCGATATAAACAACACAAACTTCACCATTGTGGATTTTGAATTTCACTCGTGCCGCAAGAATGGTTATTGTTGACAGAAAATTAGACAGGACAAAGGGAGATCATAAAGTTACTTTCACATTGACCGTGGCTTTGGCTTTTCCGTCAGGTGaactatttttgtttattttatggGTGACTTAATTCTTACTCTTTCGCCCCTAAAGTGCAGCAGATATACTTATATGCATAAAACCAATAAATAACTTGAAAGCACGCGTTTCTTCGTTTTTGCCGTCACTaagacttttttaaaaaacaaactgatgTCAAGGGCTCTCACTACAGAAcaatattatcattgttatcttcataatcatcatcaacattatTGTGGCATTTTTCATTACCATCATTCACGTCATAAAGTGCTGCATTCACCTGCTGTAATTCATTACGTTGGCTTTAAGTTAGTTTTCCGTAAGAGGATATAAACACCTTATGTGCTCTTTTAACAACACACCTCATGAGCACCTTTAACAACGCTCAAGTCAgcagctttttgaaaattagaGGGTAGAGTTATCCTTTATTCTCCATAGTTTGACTCATACATAAAtactttaacaacaacaaaagaaggACGTACCTCAATATTCAataaatacaccttattcgatGGCTTAGCATATAATACGtgcggatattttgcgagttgcgtagtATTTTTCCAAGCCCCGCAGGGGCGAGGAAAAATACGAGCAATGATGTGTTACatgctaaaccatcgaataagagGTACATTATTCCactgcaaaaaaattgttattttgcaattggctTAAATTTTTTGGTAAGAGTATTCAGAAACACCTTGATTCCGTCTGTGAAAATGGCGTCAACAATGAACAAAATGTTCGCGTATGTAATGAGCGCGTATTCGCCCTATTGTAAACCAGTCAAACCGGAACACTACACTGTATTACCGTCTCATATTTTGCGCGTTCTCTtgaccaaatatggtaaaatgGTGCAGTAATGGAATAATAAATACTAATAtttgtttgtattgttttaCAGATGAAACTGTTATCCCAAGACCACTGATGCGTGGCATGATTCCATTGAAAGACAAACGTAAACTCTACAAAGCACCTAAACCTCATTTTTATTATCACACGGAATACAATCTTTTTCCTAATGACTCTGAACCTGtgaaaactgatattgtaACATATGGTGTAGCAGCTAAGATCTACTCAGAGACTGACTCTAAGGTACTAAAGACATGGCAAGATGGTGACAAGACTTGGGTTACCTGGACACACAGGTTTGTTCTTGGTATTATGATCACTTATTGATCGTTTATActatataacaataataattattactggtTCATGTTTAGCATGACAAAAGCTAGAGTCATACTCGGCTATGGCCTAATGCGACTCTTTCACTTCTCTAGTGCTTAGCAACCAATTGTGACATTGacattgttttaccaaattttagtttgttCAAACCCATTGAAACCCTAtagacatgcatttcaatggcttcattgcatcatCAGTGTGCCTCCATAAGTTTATGGAAGACTCTGATGATGTAAGCAAATTCCTTGGTTGAATTTGTGTGAGTTTGCCGGCTGTGCTACAGTACTTTTTGGGAAGAAAGGtgaaaatcaatgacaaaataCAGGACCCAAGTTTGTCATAGGTAACATTAGTATATGGTGTAAGAAGTTGATGTTAAAAACAATGTTATGATGAAGAAGGTAACATGTCAAGGTGTGTACAGTGTAAGATACTCTCAGAATATGTTAAGCATTGGGAAGTTTTCACCTTACCCCACTCCTCTGCTTCTAGACTTAAGAAGACCTTGTAGCATTTGTCAAAATTTAGCCTAATCCTTTAAAATATTCAGTAAATTCAGCATGTTCATGGAAAATATGGTACAGTGGCATCTTATTTGaccattattttgtttccctttgCTACAGTCATACTGCAACTGTAACAAAGGACTTGTTACTTGAATTATTCAGTCATACAATGGAATTTAAGATCTAGGACACAAAAGACAAAGTGTCCCCACGTGCTCAATTTGATCGGCCCAAAACATTTTGGCTCCCAGGCTTGAGGGGCCCAGATGACCCACAGAGTTCCAACATGGGAGGTGTTCAGCAGTTGATTGTCAATCAACAGCAGTCTTATGAAAGTGCTCAACCCAAACAGTCACGCACAGTTGCAAAAGGTGATGAAAAGTAACCTGAGAATGTCAGAGTGTTATCTTGTGTTATTgatcaataaatattttattgtccACGACCATCTTGAACTCAAAGCCAcgcatcatcttcatcatcatgcAGAACCATTAGTTCCATGAAAGGCAAATAGTCTGAGTTCTTAaccttgaataataatattattgttctaactcacatcattaattttttttgctatcttcctttactttttttaattctctgtatCCAGTCGCTTAATTTAGGGCAGGTACAAAAGGCAGGTAACAAGTCACTGGTCATTGcgttaccaatacagaaacaaCCATAACTGTTTACAAATGCTAACATTAGACCCAATTAAGCCTAAGATTTTGCATTGGTAAAACTGTGATCTTAGActtgtgacctgtgttttgtaccttcTGTTTAATTTAGCTAAAGTAAATGTTATTGTAAAGGTAACATCAGTATTCTTTTGTGCATTCCcttcaaataatttgttggCCAGATAAAGATGGTTCTGGAGAAGTCAAAAGACATCCTTAAACagaaaaaactgttttttggTGAATTTGTGTCTAATGTGTTTCTCAGACCTAAGAAAGATGGAAGCTTTAGAATGATTCTAAACCTGAGGAATTGAAACTCACATGTTGAATACAATAAATTTAGGATGGATACTCTGCAATCCATATTGAAGTTAGTAACTCCTGGTTGTTATATGGCAACAATTGATTTAAAGGATGCATATTACTCAGTGCTGGTAGCACAGGAACATCGTAAATATCTTCGTTTTTGTTTGGAGGAGTAAACTATACCAATACACTTGTTTTCCTAATGGGCTTTCATCTGCCCCACGTCTATTTACCAAGCTTATGAAACCTTGTTATGCGCATCTAAGGTGTCAAGGGCATATTTTGTCTGGTTATATTGACGACACTTATCTTCAGCAACAGTTATTCAATGATGCCCTTAATTCTCTTCATGTTTGCAAGAGTTTCTTTGCTAGTCTGGGTTTGCTGATTCACCCTGAAAAGTCTTTAGACATTCCAAGTCAAATAGTGAATGTTTTGGGGTTTATAATTAATTCTCTTGACATGACTATTTCCCTtacaactgaaaagaaatcaagTTTAATAGAACTCTGCCACAGAACTATGCAGAGTAACCAGATTACAATACAAGACCTAGCCAGACTTAATGAGAAATTAGTATCCAGTTTCTCTGGTGTGGCTTATGGCCCTCTTTTCTATCGTGATTTAGAAATGACCAAAACTGAAGCTCTTAAATTAAACAGAGGCAATTATGATTCAACCATGGTCCTTTCTGATGATATGAAATCAGAATTACAATGGTGGGTTGATAATTTGGAGACAGCTACTTGCCCAATTTCAAATGGCAATCCTGATAGAGTGATTGATACTAATGCCTCTCTTATTGGCAGGGGGGCTGTTTGTAATACAATTACAGCACAGGGTAGTTTTACACCATCAGATGTTTACTATGCTGAGGGAAATATTAATGTGCTTGAACTTATAGCAGTTAATATGGGCTCCAATCCTTTGCATCAGTTATCAAGAATAGGCATATCTTAGTTCGTTGTGACAACTCGACAGCAGTATCCTATATATCCAACATGGGAGGTACTCACTCTAGGCTCTGCAGTGCAGTTGCAAAAGAAATATGACTGTGGACCATGACTCAAGGTGTATGGTTAACCATCACCCATATTCCTGGCAAATTAAATAAGGAGGCAGACTTTGGGTCAAGAAATTTTAATGGCCGAACAGAGTGGTCATTAGATCCCAGTACTTTTGAATTCGTTACGAAGAAACTGGGACAACCAGAGATTGATCTGTTTGCCTCTTATTCTAATGCTAAAGTTGCATGTTATTATTCATGGAGCCTGACCCAGGGGCTCCTCATGTAGATGCCTTTACTGTCAGTTGGAGTGGTCCACTGACTTATTGTTTTCCACCTTTCAGTTTGCCAGGCAGATGCACTATCTCCTATTATCACTGTTGATGGTATGTATGTCCATTGGCAACCACCCTCTTGTAGTGCGGTTTCTGAAGGGTGTCTTTAATCTATGACCACCAGTACCAAGATGTAAGGGAGTGTGGGATGTATCTATTGTAGATTTTTGAAGACACTGTCTCCAGTATCATCGTTGAGTTTGAAGAACTTTAGCCTCAAACTGGTTATGCTTCTTAGTTTAGTCACTGCTCAGAGAGGACAAACTTTACATCTGTTGGACATTAATCTTATGTCTATGTATGACTCCAGTACTGTGTTTACATTCAATAAGCCTCTCAAGCAGTCTAATCCTAGGACACAAGTAAAACCTTTTGATTCTTAGGCCTATATTCATGCTGAAAGTTTGTGTGTAATTTCTACATTAAAAGAGTATCTTCAGAGAACAGAGACTCTTCGTGTTACTGGTTCTCAACTCTTGATTAATTTTCAGAAACCTCAAAGCTGTATCGCGAGACACCATAAGTAGGTGGATAAGAACTGCCATGCAATTGTCTGGAATTAATTTAGATGTTTATAAAGCACATAGTACAAGGGCAGCTTTAGTGTCTGCTGCCCATAGGGCACAGTTTCCTGTTCAGGAGATTCTCAGCAAAGCTGGGTGGTCATCTGCTCAAACTTTTGCCATTTATTATGACAAGAATTTAGACACTTCAAAGAGTAGTGCCTCTCAGTTTCAGGAGGCTATTTTGACACTGTAATGATTCCCTTTGAGAACCTTGTAATAAATGGTTTGAAATTTATGTATGGTGTTTGTTAGTTGCCATTTGGCACATATAGTTGTTTTTTCTGATGTGCCAACTGTGGCTTTGAAGTCTCATGGAATCTCAGGTCACGTGAGAGTGAGGtagaatttaaaattgaacGATACTTACCTGGAAGTGGAAGTTCGATGATAATTCTACCGATCTGATGAGTGACCATGAGATTACATGCCCATCCCTCCCTTCCCAGAGGGGGAGTTTAACCTGTATTGAGGTGTTAGGTTTTAGGCAGTTGGAACATCAGGCGTTGGAAGGTGATCGGTACATGCGCAGCGCATGTCTCATGTAATCTCATGGTCACTCAACAGATCGGTAGAATTATCATCTAACTTCCACTTCCAGGTAAGTGCcgttcaattttaaattttattcaccGCATCACCGCAtcgaaaaaacatcaacaccGCAAATCCCCATGTCCCCCTTCTGTTAGAATGCAAAACA
This portion of the Acropora palmata chromosome 13, jaAcrPala1.3, whole genome shotgun sequence genome encodes:
- the LOC141864611 gene encoding protein MCM10 homolog, with the protein product MGDLEDLDILASLADSDLEFNEDDDIGEAIRSGNTSPKSAATQQRRQQENSMEYPQTAQEQCVKEMAAQIATMNEYIRKLEAERNELKETTVDGRKLLDPDLETQHSASSLTKSSENSSIMPDKSARSLFSKEVKRISHAALQSMNQQECSPSSTGSSKRKLSHIEGDKGDHDRSEHIIVKGGGGGSKQKRGNAEDMGLAAKNVREELVTRKTTPDDDKILSEKYSGLRILNPLISSIVMEKRMEGRKMVKISQIPLKIKGKGDIDGDWVTIGVIVLKLPPKKSSNGKTYGIWKLSDLGANSTNELIALFLFGDVYKEHWKTVEGSVVALLNASLLPAKEKNSKDLALILDNHKKLMLMGISKDFGKCKGLRKSDNHPCGNYINRQHGEFCEFHVQAAYKKMRSQRMECQAGYAPSAKAPLMKKFHKDLNNSTFMYQGRTVSASTCPTEHKKKNVTLKSLGVGSKSAIDMQGDSNHKQEPRSGDKPSEFLVELLTLPTVGTRNLVKHLNQDEEQKKPPEEKKPTMSASDLLKAHEKEMKNHRKSQSANTVSPRLQNSKQAAPTLGRGLEPGLDVFFDESPILRKRKPSDMDRAKLRAVSLVKEKGPIEKEDPNAVRKKLSPKSMVQIEKRASEEGMKENIDENKDSSRKRRRILGPEFGSIDFESEEVKKILAARSKHVGAVREAEAEREEKYFNELEKKEQLEDKMKTIMEVKVKVVFCKQCNYVAESASKLCFKENHKLTHLKTLKKFFVCKDCKQRSVTYGAAPIPKHPCRNCGSTNYQKTSLYKEKEGPKIGGDTLLVRGEEVPKFLNSLK
- the LOC141864616 gene encoding uncharacterized protein CFAP92-like, whose amino-acid sequence is MVIVDRKLDRTKGDHKVTFTLTVALAFPSDETVIPRPLMRGMIPLKDKRKLYKAPKPHFYYHTEYNLFPNDSEPVKTDIVTYGVAAKIYSETDSKVLKTWQDGDKTWVTWTHSHTATVTKDLLLELFSHTMEFKI